Proteins found in one Aquibium microcysteis genomic segment:
- the gltA gene encoding citrate synthase, with protein sequence MTDSTAKLDFGGKTIDLAVRKGSVGPDVIDIGKLYAQTGAFTYDPGFTSTASCESEITFIDGDQGVLLHRGYPIEQLAEHGDFLEVCYLLLYGELPTKSQKEDFDYRVTRHTMVHEQMSRFFTGFRRDAHPMAVMCGVVGALSAFYHDSTDISDPYQRMVASMRLIAKTPTIAAMAYKYHIGQPFVYPKNDLDYAANFLNMCFAVPCEEYKVNPVLARAMDRIFILHADHEQNASTSTVRLAGSSGANPFACIAAGIACLWGPAHGGANEAALNMLSEIGSVDRIPEFIARAKDKNDPFRLMGFGHRVYKNYDPRAKIMQKTTHEVLGELGIKDDPLLDVAMELEKIALTDEYFIEKKLYPNIDFYSGITLKALGFPTTMFTVLFAVARTVGWVAQWKEMIEDPHQKIGRPRQLYTGAPARDYLPIAKR encoded by the coding sequence ATGACCGATTCAACCGCAAAACTCGATTTTGGCGGCAAGACGATCGATCTGGCCGTGCGAAAGGGTTCCGTGGGACCCGACGTGATCGACATCGGCAAGCTCTACGCCCAGACCGGCGCCTTCACGTATGATCCCGGTTTCACCTCCACCGCCAGTTGCGAGTCCGAGATCACCTTCATCGATGGTGACCAGGGCGTGCTCCTGCACCGCGGCTACCCGATCGAGCAGCTGGCCGAGCATGGCGACTTCCTCGAGGTCTGCTACCTGCTGCTGTACGGGGAACTGCCGACCAAGTCGCAGAAGGAGGACTTCGACTACCGCGTGACGCGCCACACCATGGTGCACGAGCAGATGTCGCGCTTCTTCACCGGCTTCCGTCGCGACGCGCATCCGATGGCCGTCATGTGCGGCGTGGTCGGCGCGCTCTCGGCCTTCTACCACGACTCGACCGACATCTCCGACCCCTACCAGCGCATGGTCGCGTCGATGCGGCTGATCGCCAAGACCCCGACGATCGCGGCCATGGCCTACAAGTACCACATCGGCCAGCCCTTCGTTTACCCGAAGAACGACCTCGACTACGCGGCCAACTTCCTCAACATGTGCTTCGCGGTGCCCTGCGAGGAGTACAAGGTCAATCCGGTGCTTGCCCGCGCCATGGACCGCATCTTCATCCTGCACGCCGACCACGAGCAGAACGCGTCGACCTCGACGGTCCGCCTCGCCGGCTCGTCGGGCGCCAACCCCTTCGCCTGCATCGCGGCCGGCATCGCCTGCCTGTGGGGTCCCGCGCATGGCGGCGCCAACGAGGCGGCGCTCAACATGCTGTCGGAGATCGGCTCGGTCGACCGTATCCCCGAGTTCATCGCCCGCGCCAAGGACAAGAACGATCCGTTCCGCCTGATGGGCTTCGGCCACCGCGTCTACAAGAACTACGACCCGCGCGCCAAGATCATGCAGAAGACCACGCATGAGGTGCTGGGCGAACTCGGCATCAAGGACGATCCGCTGCTCGACGTGGCGATGGAACTCGAGAAGATCGCGCTGACCGACGAATACTTCATCGAGAAGAAGCTCTACCCGAACATCGACTTCTATTCCGGCATCACGCTGAAGGCGCTCGGCTTCCCCACCACCATGTTCACCGTGCTGTTCGCCGTTGCGCGCACGGTCGGCTGGGTGGCGCAGTGGAAGGAGATGATCGAGGACCCGCACCAGAAGATCGGCCGCCCGCGCCAGCTCTACACGGGCGCGCCCGCACGCGACTATCTGCCGATCGCCAAGCGCTGA
- the lpxB gene encoding lipid-A-disaccharide synthase, whose amino-acid sequence MTDRPLRIAIVAGEESGDLLGADLVAALRAATGRAVELVGVGGPHLQALGLKTLFDPGEISLMGIAAVVTRLPQLFRRIGQAAAAVVAARPDCLITIDVPDFSLRVARKVRDVAPDLPTIHYVCPSVWAWRPERAPRMASSIDHVLCLLPFEVGELARLSGPPATYVGHRLSHEPRLIEAAARQRTRPPRDPAAPATLLVLPGSRRGEVSRLLEPFRETIDILAARGTAARILLPTVSHVEATVRAATAGWRVAPEILTTVDAKYKAFGEADAALAASGTVTLELALGRVPTLACYKADRLMRAAYSMIGIWTASLPNLVADGPVVPEFYDHFVRPGMLARHLELLLAETPARAAQLAGFDRIAHAMATDRPSGVIAAEAVLSTIEARRNG is encoded by the coding sequence GTGACGGATCGCCCGCTGCGCATCGCCATCGTGGCAGGAGAGGAGTCCGGCGATCTGCTCGGGGCCGATCTCGTTGCCGCGCTGCGGGCCGCGACCGGGCGCGCAGTCGAGCTGGTGGGTGTCGGCGGGCCGCATCTCCAGGCGCTCGGGCTGAAGACGCTGTTCGACCCCGGCGAGATCTCGCTGATGGGCATCGCCGCCGTGGTGACGCGGCTGCCGCAGCTCTTCCGTCGCATCGGCCAGGCGGCGGCGGCCGTGGTGGCGGCGCGCCCCGACTGCCTGATCACCATCGACGTGCCCGATTTCAGTCTCCGGGTCGCCCGAAAGGTCCGCGACGTCGCGCCGGACCTGCCGACCATCCACTATGTCTGTCCGAGCGTCTGGGCCTGGCGGCCGGAGCGCGCGCCGCGCATGGCCTCCTCTATCGACCACGTGCTCTGCCTGCTGCCCTTCGAGGTGGGCGAACTCGCGCGGCTGAGCGGGCCGCCGGCCACCTATGTCGGCCACCGCCTCTCGCACGAGCCGCGCCTGATCGAAGCGGCCGCGCGCCAGAGGACGAGGCCGCCGCGCGATCCCGCCGCACCGGCGACGCTTCTCGTCCTGCCCGGCTCGCGTCGCGGCGAGGTTTCGCGCCTGCTCGAGCCGTTTCGCGAGACGATCGACATCCTGGCTGCCCGCGGCACGGCGGCGCGGATCCTCCTGCCGACCGTTTCGCATGTCGAGGCGACGGTCCGCGCCGCGACCGCGGGCTGGAGGGTGGCGCCGGAGATCCTGACGACCGTCGACGCCAAGTATAAGGCCTTCGGCGAAGCGGATGCGGCACTCGCCGCCTCCGGCACGGTGACGCTGGAGCTGGCGCTCGGGCGGGTGCCGACGCTCGCCTGCTACAAGGCCGACCGCCTGATGCGGGCGGCCTATTCGATGATCGGCATCTGGACGGCGTCGCTGCCGAATCTCGTCGCGGACGGTCCGGTGGTGCCGGAGTTCTACGATCACTTCGTGCGGCCGGGCATGCTGGCGCGCCATCTCGAGCTTCTGCTGGCCGAAACGCCGGCACGGGCGGCCCAGCTCGCCGGCTTCGACAGGATCGCCCACGCCATGGCGACGGACAGGCCATCGGGTGTCATCGCCGCCGAAGCGGTTCTCTCCACCATCGAGGCCCGTCGAAACGGCTGA
- a CDS encoding LpxI family protein, producing the protein MAATADRPLSIDLAPTDRIAVIAGGGDLPRELVRGLTAAGRPPFVIVVGGEDRAGLTDGDHTVLELEEYGRLLPVLRAARATHVVMAGSVSRRPRLRAIRFSLGLLKLLPGIVRGLGRGDDALLRVVVSHIEAAGIKVVGSHQILPDILAGPGALTRTRPAAAHQAGIAAGLAAARAIGALDIGQAAVAVGRRVVAVEGVEGTAGMLARVRDLRASGRISMPGGVLVKCAKPGQELRADLPAIGPDTVAQVHEAGLAGIAVEAGRAIVLRQADVIATADRLGLFVVGIDGPAS; encoded by the coding sequence ATGGCAGCGACGGCTGACCGCCCGCTCTCGATCGACCTCGCTCCGACCGATCGCATCGCGGTGATCGCCGGCGGGGGAGACCTCCCGCGCGAGCTCGTCCGCGGTCTCACGGCCGCCGGTCGCCCGCCCTTCGTGATCGTCGTGGGCGGCGAGGACCGCGCCGGGCTGACGGACGGCGACCACACGGTGCTCGAACTCGAGGAATACGGACGCCTCCTGCCGGTGCTGCGCGCCGCCCGCGCCACCCATGTGGTGATGGCAGGCAGCGTGTCGCGGCGGCCGCGGCTGCGCGCCATCCGGTTCAGCCTCGGCCTGCTGAAGCTGCTGCCCGGCATCGTCCGGGGTCTCGGACGCGGCGACGACGCGCTGCTGAGGGTCGTGGTCAGCCACATCGAGGCGGCCGGCATCAAGGTCGTCGGTTCGCACCAGATCCTGCCCGACATCCTGGCTGGGCCTGGCGCGCTCACGCGCACCAGGCCTGCCGCCGCGCATCAGGCCGGCATCGCCGCCGGCCTGGCGGCGGCCCGCGCGATCGGTGCGCTCGACATCGGCCAGGCGGCGGTGGCCGTGGGCCGGAGGGTCGTGGCAGTGGAGGGCGTGGAGGGCACCGCCGGCATGCTGGCGCGGGTGCGCGACCTGCGCGCGTCCGGCCGCATTTCGATGCCGGGCGGCGTTCTGGTGAAATGCGCCAAGCCGGGGCAGGAACTGCGCGCCGATCTGCCCGCCATCGGTCCAGACACGGTCGCGCAGGTGCACGAGGCGGGACTTGCCGGCATCGCGGTGGAGGCCGGCCGTGCGATCGTGCTGCGTCAGGCCGACGTGATCGCGACAGCCGACCGCCTCGGACTGTTCGTCGTCGGCATCGACGGGCCGGCGTCGTGA